Proteins encoded together in one Bacteroides zoogleoformans window:
- a CDS encoding porin, protein MFTHIRRYLLSCSVIFFTPITAAQETNLNKAINTFKERITLSGYAQVGYTYTDKTPNKENSFGIKRAILLTNGKITDKWSAFFMYSFGSTGKILEAYTEYHFLPQFNVRLGQFKTPYSIENPLSSCIVEQINSNAQAVAYLAGTNGSDPLYGATTGRDAGLLIYGDLLNKLINYKFAVMNGQGINLKDKNNQKDIVGSLMLHPLNWLSVGGSFIKGKGCAIAVSPDVPDIKVGENYTRNRWAVGAVVTTKPVSLRTEYLAGKDEKVRSGGYYATASIHVLPKTDIVVSYDYFNKNKTLDSKQTNYMTGIQWWFYPKCRLQVQYIYCHPHKRESYNLLQTQVQVRF, encoded by the coding sequence ATGTTTACACACATTAGGCGATACTTACTATCATGCAGTGTTATTTTCTTCACTCCGATTACCGCAGCACAGGAAACCAACTTAAACAAAGCAATAAACACCTTTAAAGAACGTATCACGCTCTCGGGATACGCCCAAGTGGGATACACTTATACCGATAAAACTCCCAATAAAGAAAATTCTTTCGGCATAAAAAGAGCAATTCTTCTCACAAACGGCAAAATTACCGACAAGTGGTCGGCTTTCTTCATGTACAGCTTCGGGAGTACCGGCAAAATACTGGAAGCCTATACCGAGTACCATTTTCTGCCACAGTTCAATGTACGCCTCGGCCAGTTCAAGACACCTTATTCCATTGAGAATCCGCTATCCTCGTGCATTGTGGAACAGATAAACAGCAATGCGCAGGCAGTGGCCTATTTGGCGGGTACAAACGGCAGCGATCCATTGTACGGTGCTACTACTGGGCGTGATGCGGGACTACTTATCTATGGAGACCTATTGAATAAACTCATCAACTATAAGTTTGCTGTCATGAACGGGCAAGGCATCAACCTGAAAGATAAAAACAATCAAAAAGACATTGTCGGAAGCCTGATGCTACATCCTTTGAACTGGCTGTCGGTAGGAGGCTCGTTTATCAAAGGAAAGGGATGCGCCATAGCTGTTTCTCCCGATGTTCCGGACATCAAGGTGGGCGAAAACTATACTCGCAACCGCTGGGCGGTTGGTGCCGTTGTCACTACCAAGCCGGTAAGCTTACGCACAGAATACCTTGCCGGAAAAGATGAAAAAGTGAGAAGCGGCGGATATTATGCAACGGCATCTATCCATGTGCTCCCCAAAACAGACATTGTAGTGTCCTACGATTATTTCAACAAAAACAAGACACTTGACAGCAAACAGACCAATTACATGACAGGTATCCAATGGTGGTTCTACCCGAAATGCCGCTTGCAAGTTCAGTATATATATTGTCATCCGCATAAAAGAGAAAGCTATAATCTGTTACAAACACAAGTGCAAGTAAGATTCTAA
- the pheS gene encoding phenylalanine--tRNA ligase subunit alpha produces MIAKINQLLQEVETLKATNAEELELLRLKYLSKKGAINELMADFRHVAAEQKKEVGMRLNELKDKALEKITALKEQFEGQDTDYDGLDLTRSAYPVKLGTRHPLTIVKNEIIDIFARMGFNIADGPEIEDDWHVFSSMNFAEDHPARDMQDTFFIANNTNNVSNNVILRTHTSSVQSRVMDTTQPPIRVLCPGRVYRNEAISYRAHAFFHQVEALYVDKNVSFTDLRQVLLLFAQEMFGSDTKIRLRPSYFPFTEPSAEMDISCNICGGKGCPFCKGTGWVEILGCGMVDPNVLELNGINSKVYSGYALGMGIERITNLKYRVNDLRLFSENDTRFLKEFESAY; encoded by the coding sequence ATGATAGCGAAAATCAATCAGTTACTACAAGAAGTAGAAACTCTGAAGGCGACCAATGCCGAAGAGCTGGAATTACTGCGTCTCAAATACCTCAGCAAAAAAGGTGCTATCAACGAACTGATGGCTGACTTCCGTCACGTAGCTGCCGAACAGAAAAAAGAGGTGGGTATGCGACTGAATGAGCTTAAAGACAAGGCACTGGAGAAGATTACCGCATTGAAAGAACAATTTGAAGGCCAAGATACCGACTACGACGGCTTAGATCTGACCCGCTCTGCCTATCCCGTAAAATTAGGCACACGCCATCCACTGACAATCGTAAAGAATGAGATCATCGACATATTTGCCCGGATGGGGTTCAACATTGCCGATGGCCCGGAGATAGAAGACGACTGGCACGTATTTTCTTCCATGAATTTTGCAGAAGATCATCCGGCACGTGACATGCAAGACACATTTTTCATTGCGAACAATACCAATAATGTGTCAAATAATGTCATCCTGCGTACACATACTTCCAGCGTACAAAGCCGCGTAATGGACACCACCCAACCACCCATCCGCGTACTTTGTCCGGGACGCGTTTACCGCAACGAAGCTATCAGCTATCGTGCACACGCTTTCTTTCATCAAGTAGAAGCATTGTATGTAGACAAAAACGTATCTTTCACCGACTTGCGACAAGTGCTATTGCTTTTTGCGCAAGAGATGTTCGGAAGTGATACCAAGATTCGCTTACGCCCTTCCTACTTCCCGTTCACCGAACCCAGTGCAGAGATGGACATCAGCTGCAACATCTGTGGCGGTAAAGGATGCCCTTTCTGTAAAGGAACAGGTTGGGTGGAGATATTAGGATGCGGAATGGTAGATCCGAATGTATTGGAACTGAACGGTATAAACAGTAAAGTATATAGCGGGTATGCCTTGGGAATGGGTATAGAGCGTATCACCAACCTAAAGTATCGCGTCAACGACCTACGTCTCTTCTCTGAGAACGACACCCGCTTCTTGAAAGAATTCGAATCGGCTTATTAA
- a CDS encoding KdsC family phosphatase: MSTINYDLKKIKAMIFDVDGVLSANVIPMSAEGEPLRTVNIKDGYSLHMAAKQGVLLGIITGGRMEAVRKRFMALGFAEENIYIGSSVKIHDYRDFRSRHGLHDEEILYVGDDIPDLEVMRECGLPCCPKDAAPEIKAAARYISHAEGGYGCGRDIVEQVLKVKGLWLADKQAFGW; encoded by the coding sequence ATGAGTACCATAAATTATGATTTGAAGAAAATAAAAGCCATGATTTTTGATGTGGATGGTGTGCTAAGTGCCAATGTTATTCCGATGAGTGCAGAGGGAGAGCCGTTGCGTACAGTGAACATAAAAGATGGTTATTCACTGCACATGGCCGCCAAACAAGGGGTATTGCTGGGTATCATAACCGGCGGCCGTATGGAAGCTGTGCGCAAGCGTTTCATGGCTTTGGGATTTGCAGAAGAGAATATCTATATAGGATCTTCTGTTAAAATTCATGATTATCGGGATTTTCGCAGCCGGCATGGTTTACATGATGAAGAAATACTCTATGTAGGCGATGACATTCCCGATTTGGAGGTGATGCGTGAGTGTGGCCTGCCTTGTTGTCCTAAAGATGCGGCTCCCGAAATAAAGGCGGCAGCTCGTTATATTTCGCATGCAGAAGGCGGCTATGGCTGTGGACGTGATATTGTGGAGCAGGTACTGAAAGTAAAGGGGCTTTGGTTGGCCGATAAACAAGCTTTCGGTTGGTAA
- the nth gene encoding endonuclease III, giving the protein MRKKERYEKIIAWFKENRPIAETELHYDNPFELLIAVILSAQCTDKRVNMVTPAIYRDFPTPEALAVTTPEVVFEYIRSVSYPNNKAKHLVGMARMLIKDFQGKVPDTLEELIKLPGVGRKTANVIQSVAFNKAAMAVDTHVFRVSHRLGLVSDKCTTPFSVEKELVAHIPEAYIATAHHWLILHGRYVCQARTPQCDNCGLQLMCKYYVRKNKVNHEDSKG; this is encoded by the coding sequence ATGAGAAAGAAAGAACGTTACGAGAAAATCATTGCATGGTTCAAAGAAAATCGCCCCATAGCCGAAACCGAGTTGCATTACGACAATCCGTTCGAATTGCTGATAGCCGTCATTCTATCGGCACAATGCACGGACAAACGAGTAAATATGGTTACCCCTGCCATCTATCGCGATTTTCCCACTCCCGAAGCATTGGCTGTCACAACTCCCGAAGTCGTGTTCGAATACATTCGCAGCGTATCTTATCCAAACAACAAAGCCAAACATCTTGTAGGCATGGCTCGCATGTTGATAAAAGACTTCCAAGGCAAAGTTCCCGATACATTGGAAGAACTCATCAAACTGCCCGGTGTGGGACGAAAAACGGCAAATGTAATCCAATCCGTTGCCTTCAATAAGGCAGCCATGGCTGTAGACACACACGTCTTTCGCGTCAGTCACCGCCTAGGATTGGTGTCTGATAAATGCACAACCCCGTTCAGCGTAGAGAAAGAGCTGGTGGCACATATTCCCGAGGCATACATTGCAACAGCACACCATTGGCTTATTCTACACGGACGATATGTATGTCAGGCACGTACTCCTCAATGTGACAACTGCGGTTTGCAACTGATGTGCAAGTATTATGTACGAAAAAACAAAGTGAACCATGAGGATAGCAAAGGCTAA
- a CDS encoding glycoside hydrolase family 10 protein codes for MKIKSFLCMLLLSLLAGGIFAQVQTGSVHPKREFRAAWIQAVNGQFRSVPTAKLKQMLISQLNSLRGAGINAIIFQVRPEADALYASQLEPWSRFLTGVQGKAPEPYWDPMQFMIEECHKRGMEFHAWINPYRTKTNLKNELATGHVYNIHPEWFVTYGDQLFFDPALPESRRHICMVVSDIVSRYDVDAIHMDDYFYPYPIKGKDFPDDTSFARYGGGFNDRGDWRRSNVNILIKKLHETIRGIKPWVKFGVSPFGIYRNESNDPLGSKTKGLQNYDDLYADVLLWAREGWIDYNIPQLYWQIGHPVADYETLVKWWAKNTENRPLFIGQSVMNTVQHADPNNPSVNQLPRKMAWQRAYQTIGGSCQWPASAVVENAGNYRDALMAEYHKYPALPPVFEFMDNEAPAKVRKVKPVWTADGYVLFWTAPKYREEMDRAVQYVVYRFSSKEKVNIDDPSHIVAVTRDNFYKLPYEDGKTKYRYVVTALDRLHNESKSVGKKVKL; via the coding sequence ATGAAAATAAAATCTTTTTTGTGTATGCTTCTCCTGTCGTTATTGGCCGGAGGTATATTTGCACAAGTTCAAACAGGCTCTGTGCATCCCAAACGTGAATTTCGTGCCGCATGGATACAAGCGGTGAATGGACAGTTTCGCAGTGTCCCCACAGCCAAACTGAAGCAGATGCTGATAAGCCAGTTGAACTCCCTGAGGGGGGCAGGCATCAATGCCATTATCTTTCAGGTGCGTCCCGAAGCGGATGCGCTGTATGCCTCCCAGCTGGAACCATGGAGCCGCTTCCTCACCGGGGTACAAGGCAAAGCTCCCGAACCGTATTGGGATCCTATGCAGTTCATGATAGAGGAGTGCCATAAACGCGGCATGGAATTTCATGCATGGATTAATCCATATCGTACCAAGACTAATTTAAAGAACGAGTTGGCTACCGGTCATGTATATAATATCCACCCGGAGTGGTTCGTGACTTACGGCGACCAATTGTTTTTTGATCCGGCATTGCCCGAAAGCCGCCGGCATATCTGTATGGTAGTGAGCGATATCGTGTCTCGTTACGATGTGGATGCCATCCACATGGACGATTATTTCTATCCTTATCCCATCAAAGGGAAGGACTTTCCGGATGATACCAGTTTTGCTCGCTACGGAGGAGGGTTCAATGATAGGGGAGATTGGCGCCGGAGTAATGTGAATATCCTGATTAAGAAACTGCACGAAACCATCCGTGGGATAAAGCCGTGGGTGAAGTTCGGTGTTTCTCCGTTCGGTATTTACCGAAACGAGAGCAACGACCCACTGGGTAGCAAAACCAAAGGGTTGCAGAACTATGACGACCTTTATGCCGACGTTTTGCTGTGGGCACGGGAGGGATGGATAGACTATAACATTCCGCAGCTTTATTGGCAGATAGGACATCCGGTTGCCGATTACGAGACATTGGTGAAGTGGTGGGCAAAGAATACGGAGAACCGTCCTCTTTTCATCGGCCAGTCTGTGATGAATACGGTGCAGCATGCCGACCCGAATAACCCGTCGGTGAATCAGCTTCCGCGCAAGATGGCTTGGCAACGGGCTTACCAGACCATCGGAGGCAGTTGCCAATGGCCTGCGAGTGCAGTGGTGGAGAATGCGGGCAACTATCGCGATGCCTTGATGGCCGAATACCATAAATATCCGGCCTTGCCTCCCGTTTTTGAATTCATGGACAATGAAGCCCCGGCCAAGGTGCGCAAAGTGAAACCGGTGTGGACGGCAGACGGTTATGTGCTCTTCTGGACTGCACCCAAATACAGGGAGGAGATGGATCGTGCCGTGCAATATGTGGTCTATCGTTTCAGCTCGAAGGAGAAGGTGAATATCGACGACCCTTCGCACATCGTGGCCGTGACGCGCGATAACTTCTATAAGTTGCCGTATGAGGACGGGAAAACGAAATACCGCTATGTAGTGACGGCTTTGGACCGCCTGCACAACGAGTCGAAATCCGTGGGGAAGAAAGTGAAACTGTAA
- a CDS encoding Maf-like protein, whose product MFDNLKKYKIILASNSPRRKELLSGLGVEYEVRTLPDVDESYPETLKGAAIPLYISEEKADAYRGMMQPNELMITADTIVWLDEKVLGKPRNRKDAMQMLRAMSGRSHEVFTGVCLTTTEWQRSFTAATEVRFSNLSEEEIVYYVDKYQPMDKAGAYGVQEWIGFIGVEYISGSYYNIMGLPVQKLYRELLKI is encoded by the coding sequence TTGTTTGATAATCTGAAGAAATATAAAATTATTTTAGCCTCCAACTCGCCACGCCGGAAAGAATTACTGTCAGGCTTGGGCGTGGAATATGAAGTAAGAACCTTGCCCGATGTGGACGAATCTTATCCTGAAACATTGAAAGGGGCAGCTATTCCTCTTTACATATCCGAAGAAAAAGCAGATGCCTATCGTGGCATGATGCAGCCGAATGAACTGATGATTACGGCAGATACCATTGTGTGGTTGGATGAGAAAGTTCTCGGAAAGCCTCGAAACAGGAAAGATGCAATGCAGATGTTAAGGGCTATGTCGGGGCGCAGTCATGAGGTTTTTACCGGTGTATGTCTGACCACGACAGAATGGCAGCGTAGTTTCACTGCGGCTACCGAAGTGCGCTTCTCCAACTTGAGTGAAGAAGAGATTGTCTATTATGTGGACAAGTATCAGCCGATGGACAAGGCAGGAGCGTATGGAGTACAAGAGTGGATTGGCTTTATCGGAGTAGAGTATATTTCAGGGAGTTATTACAATATAATGGGACTCCCCGTACAGAAACTGTACAGGGAGTTGTTGAAGATTTAA
- a CDS encoding phosphoglycerate kinase — MMTIDQFNFAGKKAFVRVDFNVPLDENFNITDDTRMRAALPTLKKILADGGSVIIGSHLGRPKGVTDKFSLKHILKHLEELLGSEVQFANDCMDEEAAVKAAALQPGEVLLLENLRFYAEEEGKPRGLAEDATDEEKKAAKAAVKESQKEFTKKLASYADCYVNDAFGTAHRAHASTALIAKYFDKDNKMFGYLMEKEVKAVDKVLNDIHRPFTAIMGGSKVSSKIEIIENLLNKVDNLIIAGGMTYTFTKALGGKIGISICEDDKLELALDLIKKAKEKGVNLVLAVDAKIADSFSNEANTKFCPVNEIPDGWEGLDIGPKTEEIFANVIKNSKTILWNGPTGVFEFDNFTHGSRAVGEAIVEATKNGAFSLVGGGDSVACVNKFGLASSVSYVSTGGGALLEAIEGKILPGIAAINE; from the coding sequence ATTATGACAATTGATCAATTTAACTTTGCCGGAAAAAAGGCATTCGTTCGTGTGGACTTCAATGTTCCTTTAGACGAAAATTTCAACATTACAGATGACACCCGTATGCGTGCCGCCCTTCCCACATTGAAGAAGATTTTGGCTGACGGCGGCAGTGTAATAATCGGTTCTCACCTCGGTCGCCCCAAAGGTGTGACCGATAAATTCTCTTTGAAGCATATCCTGAAGCACCTTGAAGAGCTATTGGGGAGTGAGGTACAGTTTGCCAACGACTGCATGGATGAAGAGGCTGCCGTTAAAGCTGCCGCTCTGCAACCGGGCGAAGTATTGTTGCTCGAAAACCTCCGCTTCTATGCAGAAGAAGAAGGTAAACCCCGCGGTTTGGCTGAAGACGCAACGGATGAAGAAAAGAAAGCAGCCAAAGCTGCTGTCAAAGAAAGTCAAAAAGAATTTACCAAAAAACTTGCTTCTTATGCAGACTGCTATGTAAACGACGCTTTTGGAACAGCTCATCGCGCACATGCTTCTACGGCATTGATTGCTAAATACTTCGACAAGGACAATAAGATGTTCGGTTACCTGATGGAGAAAGAAGTAAAAGCAGTAGACAAAGTTCTGAACGACATTCACCGGCCTTTTACAGCCATCATGGGTGGTTCCAAAGTTTCTTCCAAGATTGAAATCATCGAGAACCTGCTGAACAAAGTAGATAACCTGATTATCGCCGGTGGCATGACCTATACCTTCACAAAAGCCTTGGGTGGCAAGATTGGTATTTCCATTTGTGAAGACGATAAGTTGGAACTTGCTCTTGACCTGATAAAGAAAGCCAAAGAAAAAGGAGTTAACCTCGTATTGGCAGTTGATGCCAAGATTGCCGATTCTTTCTCTAACGAAGCCAACACCAAGTTCTGTCCGGTTAACGAAATTCCCGATGGATGGGAAGGGCTGGACATTGGTCCCAAGACAGAAGAAATCTTTGCCAACGTTATCAAAAACTCCAAAACCATCCTTTGGAATGGTCCGACAGGAGTGTTTGAATTCGACAACTTCACTCATGGCTCACGTGCCGTAGGTGAAGCCATTGTAGAAGCTACCAAGAATGGAGCTTTCTCACTTGTAGGTGGTGGTGACTCCGTTGCTTGCGTCAATAAGTTCGGTTTGGCAAGCAGTGTTTCTTATGTATCTACAGGTGGCGGTGCATTGCTCGAAGCCATTGAAGGAAAAATCCTTCCGGGCATTGCCGCTATCAACGAATAA
- a CDS encoding chromate transporter — MLLLQLFYTFFKIGLFGFGGGYAMLSMIQAEVVTRYGWLSPQEFTDIVAISQMTPGPIGINSATYVGFTATGSVWGSIVATFAVTLPSFILMLTISRFFLKYQKHPAVEAVFGGLRPAVVGLLASAALVLMNTENFGSPTEDSYSFAVSCIIFLVAFIGTRRYKLNPIGMIIACGIAGLILY, encoded by the coding sequence ATGCTGCTTTTACAACTATTCTACACCTTCTTCAAAATAGGGCTCTTCGGTTTCGGAGGCGGATATGCCATGCTGTCAATGATACAAGCCGAGGTTGTCACCCGTTACGGATGGCTCTCCCCTCAAGAATTTACGGACATCGTAGCCATCAGTCAGATGACTCCCGGCCCCATAGGTATCAATTCGGCAACTTATGTAGGGTTTACCGCCACAGGCAGTGTATGGGGCTCAATAGTGGCTACTTTTGCCGTTACGCTCCCCTCGTTTATTTTGATGCTAACCATCAGCAGGTTTTTCCTGAAATATCAAAAACACCCGGCGGTAGAAGCCGTGTTCGGCGGCCTACGCCCTGCGGTAGTAGGACTGCTGGCTTCCGCCGCATTGGTGCTGATGAATACGGAAAATTTCGGCTCGCCCACGGAAGACAGCTATTCTTTCGCCGTCAGTTGCATCATCTTCCTTGTTGCATTCATCGGTACAAGAAGATATAAGCTGAACCCGATAGGGATGATAATTGCTTGCGGAATAGCCGGACTGATATTGTATTAG
- a CDS encoding MFS transporter, which produces MKDRLVTPGYCFILAANFLLFFGFWLLMPVLPFYLSEVFQADKATIGMVLSCYTIAALCIRPFSGYLLDSFARKPLYLLAYFIFTAMFGGYVVAGTLTLFILLRIIHGVSFGMVTVGGNTIVIDIMPSSRRGEGLGYYGLANNIAMSIGPMTGLFLHDAEVSYPTIFCCSLGSCLIGLLCAFAVKTTYKPLVKREPISLDRFILLKGLPAGFNLLLLSIPYGMTTNYVAMYARQIDIQASTGFFFTFMALGMAVSRLFSGRLVDKGKITQIISIGLYLVVISFFLLSACASIIRWNSALCTVIFFLIALLLGTGFGIMFPAYNTLFVNLAPNNKRGTATSTYLTSWDVGIGIGMLVGGYIAEISTFDKAYLFGACLTVVSTLYFNLKVAPHYHKNKLR; this is translated from the coding sequence ATGAAAGACAGACTTGTCACACCCGGCTATTGCTTTATTCTCGCTGCCAACTTCCTGCTATTCTTTGGTTTTTGGTTGCTGATGCCTGTATTGCCTTTTTATCTGTCGGAGGTATTCCAAGCAGATAAAGCAACCATCGGGATGGTACTTTCCTGCTACACCATTGCGGCATTATGCATCCGTCCTTTTTCCGGCTATCTGCTTGACTCTTTCGCTCGTAAGCCACTCTATCTACTGGCCTATTTCATCTTTACAGCCATGTTCGGAGGATACGTTGTTGCCGGAACGCTGACACTTTTCATTCTACTCCGCATTATCCATGGAGTATCATTCGGCATGGTAACAGTGGGTGGCAATACAATTGTCATTGACATCATGCCTTCATCGCGACGCGGAGAAGGGTTGGGATATTACGGGCTTGCAAATAACATAGCCATGTCCATAGGTCCCATGACGGGACTTTTTCTTCATGATGCAGAAGTTTCTTATCCCACAATCTTTTGTTGTTCTTTAGGCTCATGCCTGATTGGATTGTTATGCGCATTTGCCGTAAAGACTACCTATAAGCCACTCGTGAAGCGGGAACCCATTTCTCTTGATCGCTTCATTCTGCTGAAAGGACTTCCGGCCGGATTCAATCTGCTGCTACTCTCCATTCCTTATGGCATGACTACGAACTACGTAGCCATGTATGCCAGGCAGATAGATATTCAAGCTTCTACCGGATTCTTCTTTACTTTTATGGCATTAGGCATGGCTGTGTCACGACTTTTTTCCGGTCGACTGGTCGATAAGGGAAAAATCACGCAAATCATTTCTATTGGATTATACCTTGTTGTGATCAGTTTCTTCCTGCTTTCAGCTTGCGCCTCTATCATTCGATGGAACAGCGCACTCTGCACTGTGATATTCTTCCTCATTGCCTTGCTGCTGGGAACAGGTTTCGGCATTATGTTTCCAGCATATAATACACTGTTCGTCAATCTGGCTCCCAATAACAAACGGGGCACAGCCACCTCTACATACCTCACGTCTTGGGACGTGGGCATCGGTATCGGCATGCTAGTCGGTGGCTATATCGCCGAAATCAGCACTTTCGACAAGGCTTATTTATTCGGTGCCTGCCTGACGGTTGTCTCCACTCTCTACTTCAACTTGAAAGTCGCACCGCATTATCATAAAAATAAATTGAGATGA
- a CDS encoding tetratricopeptide repeat protein — MNEQSIQEQYQHIIALLEQKRLKEAQSQLEAFLWDVDNRSPHSRLEQAQTSYQYMLRYMRQGVNDPARPQLYRGLLSETWEIADQARLMLLDKVSDHYYHSLRNSRNKLPNEYDIAALTKVLESFPDELSVYLLMADSQGMDAVLKRYEEASQTLFLSTWSNSHWSAEEAEQAQGMLTSELLPVNALCLFTSAVTLSLMECFDMRKLSWLLDAMTHTDVHLNQRALVGIALTLHCHHSRLLLYPDLMSRLSLLNEDGSFGKQMNRIYIELLRSQETEKIDKKMREEIIPEMIKNVNIMRNLKFGFEDNPEENDFNPDWEKAFENSGLENKIREMNELLLEGADVYMSTFAQLKNYPFFKQVHNWFYPFDIHHSAIVKEFGLKLTGDNAFLSLILQSGFLCNSDKYSLCFTMVHVPQSQRRTMFNQITSQDLNELMDESQSSTMQQYAQRPDVISNQYIHDLYRFFKLNHRRHEFRDIFKEEIALHRIPELQAILHKPELLTAVAEYHFFQEHPAKALDVYQSLINMNRANADIFQKTGYCLQKEKRYKEAVNAYLKADILKPEHIWTIRHLATCYRQMKDFATALKYYKKAESIQPENHNILFYVGSCLAELERYEEALQYFFKLDFIENDNIKTWRAIGWCSFICNKDEQAIKYYEKVLSSRPIAIDHLNAGHVAWKQGNTEKAAELYSKAAMESNSREAFLEMFNRDRNILLKKGIAEEDIPLMLDMI; from the coding sequence ATGAACGAGCAATCCATACAAGAACAGTATCAACACATCATAGCCCTGTTAGAACAGAAAAGGTTGAAAGAAGCACAATCTCAATTGGAAGCTTTTCTATGGGATGTAGATAACCGTTCGCCACACAGTCGCTTGGAGCAAGCGCAAACATCCTACCAATATATGCTTCGGTATATGCGTCAAGGAGTGAATGACCCTGCACGTCCACAACTATATCGTGGTTTGTTATCCGAAACATGGGAGATTGCCGATCAGGCACGCCTGATGTTGCTGGACAAGGTATCCGATCATTATTATCACTCGTTGCGCAACAGCCGAAACAAGCTCCCGAACGAATATGACATTGCCGCCCTTACGAAAGTGCTGGAGTCTTTTCCTGACGAATTGTCCGTTTACCTATTGATGGCCGACAGCCAAGGGATGGATGCCGTATTGAAACGATATGAAGAAGCGAGTCAGACCCTCTTTCTTTCCACATGGAGTAACAGTCATTGGTCGGCAGAAGAGGCAGAACAAGCCCAAGGCATGCTGACCTCGGAGCTACTGCCGGTCAATGCCCTATGTCTGTTTACCAGTGCAGTAACGCTTAGCTTGATGGAGTGCTTCGACATGCGTAAGTTGTCATGGTTGCTGGATGCCATGACACATACCGATGTGCACCTAAACCAGCGCGCATTGGTAGGGATAGCCCTTACGCTCCATTGTCATCATTCCCGCTTGCTCCTCTATCCCGACCTGATGTCTCGCCTATCATTGCTGAACGAAGACGGTAGCTTCGGCAAACAAATGAATCGCATTTATATCGAACTGCTCCGCAGTCAGGAGACAGAAAAAATTGACAAGAAGATGCGCGAAGAGATTATCCCAGAAATGATAAAAAATGTGAATATCATGCGCAATCTGAAGTTCGGTTTTGAGGATAATCCGGAAGAGAATGACTTTAATCCGGATTGGGAAAAGGCTTTTGAGAACTCCGGTTTAGAAAACAAAATTCGTGAGATGAACGAGCTGCTATTGGAAGGCGCCGATGTATATATGAGTACATTTGCGCAACTTAAAAATTATCCGTTCTTCAAACAAGTGCACAATTGGTTTTATCCATTCGACATACATCATTCCGCCATCGTAAAAGAGTTCGGTCTTAAGCTAACGGGAGATAATGCCTTTCTCTCCCTTATACTGCAATCGGGATTCCTTTGCAACAGCGACAAGTATTCCCTCTGCTTCACCATGGTGCATGTTCCCCAATCGCAACGCAGAACCATGTTCAACCAAATAACTTCGCAGGACTTGAATGAGCTGATGGACGAAAGCCAATCCTCTACCATGCAGCAATATGCCCAACGACCGGATGTAATCAGCAACCAATATATCCATGATTTATACCGCTTCTTCAAGCTCAATCACCGCCGGCATGAGTTTCGGGACATCTTTAAAGAAGAGATAGCCTTGCACCGTATTCCTGAGCTGCAAGCTATCTTGCACAAGCCCGAATTGCTGACAGCCGTTGCCGAATATCATTTTTTCCAGGAACATCCGGCAAAGGCATTGGATGTTTATCAGAGCTTGATAAACATGAACCGGGCAAATGCCGATATTTTCCAAAAAACGGGCTATTGCCTGCAAAAAGAGAAACGATATAAAGAAGCTGTAAACGCCTACTTGAAAGCGGACATTCTGAAACCTGAACATATATGGACAATCCGACATCTGGCAACCTGCTATCGGCAAATGAAAGATTTTGCTACAGCGCTGAAGTATTATAAAAAGGCTGAAAGCATACAGCCGGAAAATCACAACATACTCTTCTACGTCGGCAGTTGCCTTGCCGAATTAGAAAGATATGAAGAGGCGCTACAATATTTCTTCAAACTGGACTTTATTGAAAACGACAACATCAAAACGTGGCGTGCCATCGGATGGTGTTCATTTATTTGCAACAAAGACGAGCAAGCCATAAAATATTACGAGAAAGTTCTATCTTCCCGGCCGATTGCCATAGACCATCTTAATGCAGGACATGTAGCTTGGAAGCAAGGCAATACAGAGAAAGCTGCCGAACTTTACAGTAAAGCAGCTATGGAAAGCAACAGCCGGGAAGCTTTCTTGGAAATGTTCAACAGAGACCGAAATATCCTCCTCAAAAAAGGTATTGCCGAAGAAGATATTCCATTGATGCTGGATATGATTTAA